One stretch of Commensalibacter melissae DNA includes these proteins:
- the argB gene encoding acetylglutamate kinase: protein MGNHQSLESVKEAAKEAHEQAKTLARALPYLRRYTGDTIVIKYGGHAMVDNHLSNDFGHDIALLKQVGINPIIVHGGGPQINQMLKRMEIESNFIDGLRITSEAIIDVIEMVLAGTVNKQVATLINQAGALAVGISGKDGGLIEAHKLVKHVWDETLQCEKTIDLGLVGEPVHIDPRVLYALSGSGLIPVVAPIGTDKQGQTYNINADIAAGSIAGAVRASRLFMLTDVPGVLDKDGNLISELTEEEAKEAIASGIITGGMIPKIETCLEAVKAGAQAAVIMDGRVPHACLLELFTEGGSGTLIRSGKVL, encoded by the coding sequence ATGGGTAATCATCAATCGTTAGAGTCAGTTAAGGAAGCTGCCAAAGAGGCGCATGAACAAGCCAAGACGCTTGCAAGAGCATTGCCATATTTAAGACGCTATACGGGTGATACGATTGTTATCAAATATGGTGGTCATGCCATGGTTGACAATCACTTGTCAAACGATTTCGGTCATGATATTGCGCTTTTGAAACAGGTTGGAATCAATCCAATAATTGTTCATGGGGGAGGTCCCCAAATAAATCAAATGCTGAAGCGGATGGAAATTGAATCGAATTTCATTGATGGTTTGCGTATTACGAGTGAGGCTATAATTGATGTGATTGAAATGGTTCTGGCCGGGACAGTCAACAAGCAGGTTGCGACCCTCATTAATCAGGCTGGCGCTTTGGCAGTGGGTATATCAGGTAAGGACGGCGGCTTAATCGAGGCGCACAAGCTTGTTAAACATGTCTGGGATGAAACTCTCCAGTGTGAAAAAACAATTGACTTGGGACTGGTTGGTGAACCTGTTCATATTGATCCTAGGGTTTTATATGCTTTATCTGGTTCTGGACTAATTCCTGTTGTCGCACCTATTGGAACCGATAAACAGGGACAAACCTATAATATTAATGCCGATATTGCCGCAGGGTCAATTGCCGGGGCAGTCAGGGCATCAAGATTATTTATGTTAACTGATGTGCCGGGTGTCTTGGATAAAGATGGAAATCTTATTTCTGAATTAACGGAAGAAGAAGCCAAGGAAGCAATAGCATCAGGAATTATAACAGGTGGAATGATTCCAAAGATTGAAACATGTCTAGAGGCAGTTAAAGCTGGCGCCCAAGCTGCAGTAATTATGGATGGACGGGTACCACATGCCTGTTTACTGGAATTATTTACGGAAGGTGGATCAGGGACCTTAATTCGTTCTGGTAAAGTATTATAA
- the dapE gene encoding succinyl-diaminopimelate desuccinylase — MHDPVKLLQDLIRCPSVTPQDLGAQDILKTRLKKIGFEIYDLPYGEGNDNVLNFFARYGTGKPHLCFAGHTDVVPAGNNDWQHNPFQGVIEDNIIYGRGACDMKGGIAAFVTAVENFLSLQANFSGSLSFLITGDEEGPGVNGTVKVLEWMKEKKHIPDFCLVGEPTSAQELGDVIKIGRRGSLNAVITVEGIQGHVAYPHLADNPIHKLIEILSSLTTLSLDKGNKWFQPSSVQVTSIDVGNKTTNLIPATATARLNIRFNHLHNGNSLIGWIETQARRVAEHCKIDIVVSGEAFLTEPGNEVQAIRLAIEEISSVKPRLDTGGGTSDARFISNYCNVAEFGLVGQTMHKVNEAVPIEDLKKLSSIYTQFLKNYFL; from the coding sequence ATGCACGATCCCGTGAAGCTATTGCAAGATCTGATTCGTTGTCCGTCAGTTACACCACAAGATCTTGGAGCGCAGGATATTTTAAAAACAAGACTGAAAAAGATCGGTTTTGAAATATATGATTTGCCTTATGGTGAAGGTAATGACAACGTTTTGAATTTTTTTGCGCGTTACGGGACAGGAAAGCCACATTTATGTTTTGCTGGTCATACAGATGTTGTTCCTGCGGGAAATAATGATTGGCAACATAATCCTTTTCAAGGCGTTATTGAAGATAATATCATTTACGGACGTGGTGCCTGTGATATGAAAGGTGGCATTGCTGCATTTGTAACAGCGGTTGAAAATTTCCTATCTCTTCAAGCTAATTTTAGTGGGTCATTAAGTTTTTTGATTACCGGAGATGAAGAAGGGCCCGGTGTTAATGGTACTGTTAAAGTACTTGAGTGGATGAAGGAAAAAAAACATATTCCTGATTTTTGTCTGGTGGGTGAACCAACATCAGCACAGGAGTTGGGCGATGTAATTAAAATTGGGCGCCGGGGTAGTTTGAATGCGGTTATTACTGTTGAAGGTATCCAAGGGCATGTCGCCTATCCTCATCTTGCAGATAATCCAATTCATAAATTGATAGAAATATTATCCTCTTTAACAACATTATCTTTAGACAAGGGGAATAAATGGTTTCAGCCTTCATCTGTTCAAGTGACATCTATTGATGTAGGGAATAAAACGACAAATTTAATTCCTGCCACTGCGACGGCGCGGTTAAATATTCGTTTTAATCATTTACATAATGGGAATTCTTTAATAGGCTGGATTGAAACTCAAGCCAGACGTGTTGCAGAACATTGTAAAATAGATATAGTTGTATCTGGTGAGGCATTTTTGACAGAACCAGGAAATGAAGTGCAGGCAATTCGTTTGGCAATTGAAGAAATATCATCTGTTAAACCACGTCTGGATACAGGGGGGGGAACCTCCGATGCTCGGTTTATTTCAAATTATTGTAATGTTGCTGAATTTGGTCTTGTCGGGCAGACTATGCATAAAGTGAATGAAGCTGTACCCATTGAAGATTTAAAAAAATTAAGTTCAATTTACACACAGTTTTTGAAAAATTATTTCCTATGA
- the dapD gene encoding 2,3,4,5-tetrahydropyridine-2,6-dicarboxylate N-succinyltransferase, producing the protein MTDIDALQNEIDKLWENRAQLSPTTQGFARETVDQVLNLLDIGKLRVATQADQKWTIHEWIKKAVLLSFRLYDNHAMKSEIGIAAYDKVSLKFNNWGDADFAKAGFRAVPGSIVRRSAYIASNVVLMPSFVNVGAYVDSGTMIDTWVTVGSCAQIGKNCHISGGVGIGGVLEPLQAAPVIIEDDCFIGARCEVAEGVIVEKGSVLSMGVFLGASTKVIDRNTGEVFMGRVPAYSVVVPGTLPPKKAVSEDGNTLPGLACAVIIKRVDERTRSKTSINELLRS; encoded by the coding sequence ATGACAGATATAGATGCCTTGCAAAATGAAATTGATAAATTATGGGAAAATCGGGCCCAATTATCGCCCACAACACAGGGATTTGCAAGGGAAACGGTCGATCAAGTATTAAATCTTCTTGATATTGGCAAGTTACGGGTTGCAACACAAGCCGATCAAAAATGGACAATACATGAATGGATTAAAAAGGCGGTACTTTTGTCTTTTCGTCTTTACGATAATCATGCGATGAAAAGTGAAATTGGCATTGCCGCTTATGATAAAGTTTCATTAAAATTCAACAACTGGGGGGATGCCGATTTTGCCAAAGCCGGTTTTCGTGCTGTTCCAGGATCAATTGTACGTCGTTCAGCCTATATTGCTTCAAATGTTGTTTTGATGCCAAGTTTTGTCAATGTGGGTGCCTATGTGGATAGTGGAACCATGATTGACACTTGGGTAACGGTTGGGAGCTGTGCACAAATCGGTAAAAACTGTCATATCAGTGGTGGTGTGGGTATTGGTGGAGTATTGGAACCTCTGCAGGCTGCTCCAGTCATTATTGAAGATGATTGTTTTATCGGAGCCCGCTGTGAAGTGGCAGAGGGAGTTATTGTTGAAAAAGGCAGTGTCCTTTCAATGGGTGTATTTTTAGGTGCGTCAACGAAAGTAATTGATCGTAATACCGGAGAAGTGTTCATGGGACGGGTACCAGCTTATTCAGTTGTTGTTCCCGGAACCCTTCCGCCTAAAAAAGCGGTAAGTGAAGACGGCAATACTTTACCTGGATTGGCTTGCGCGGTTATTATCAAACGTGTAGATGAAAGGACACGCTCAAAAACTTCAATCAATGAGCTGTTAAGAAGTTAA
- the yihA gene encoding ribosome biogenesis GTP-binding protein YihA/YsxC, which yields MFSKDGISTHQNDENAQFIEAGRLLFSREAKFFFGAQRLNQLEPSLLPEVAFAGRSNVGKSSLINALTGQKMLARASSEPGRTQQLNFFNIGGCLVFVDMPGYGYAKASQSVKKDWQKMMFSFLRGRPTLLRVMLLLDARIELKESDRQIMNLLDRAAVTFQIVMTKCDGLSSVQFSQKEQEIKDLIAKHTAAYPYIRFTSSQKNIGIQELRADLAQLI from the coding sequence ATGTTTTCAAAAGATGGCATATCCACTCATCAAAATGATGAAAATGCCCAGTTTATTGAAGCTGGGCGGCTTCTTTTTTCTCGAGAAGCAAAATTTTTCTTTGGTGCACAACGGTTAAATCAGCTTGAACCTTCCTTATTACCGGAAGTTGCTTTTGCCGGACGTTCAAATGTAGGTAAATCGAGTTTGATTAATGCGTTAACAGGGCAAAAAATGCTGGCAAGAGCTTCTTCAGAGCCAGGAAGAACTCAACAATTGAATTTTTTCAATATTGGTGGTTGTTTGGTCTTTGTTGATATGCCAGGCTATGGTTATGCCAAGGCCTCTCAATCCGTTAAAAAAGATTGGCAAAAGATGATGTTTTCCTTTTTAAGGGGAAGACCAACGCTTTTAAGGGTTATGCTTTTGCTTGACGCTCGTATAGAGCTTAAAGAAAGTGATCGTCAGATTATGAATTTATTGGATAGAGCGGCTGTTACATTTCAGATTGTAATGACAAAATGTGATGGTTTGAGCTCGGTTCAATTTTCACAAAAAGAACAAGAGATAAAGGACTTGATTGCAAAACATACTGCTGCCTATCCTTATATACGTTTTACAAGCAGTCAAAAAAATATAGGTATTCAAGAACTTCGGGCTGATTTGGCTCAGCTTATCTAA
- the truA gene encoding tRNA pseudouridine(38-40) synthase TruA codes for MNFTIQRWAVKIEYDGTGLVGWQRQDNGLSVQQILEEAACKLCNGQFKIASITAGRTDAGVHALGQVAHLDFPAHIPLTAKKIRDGLNYYMKPHAVTILQSGLVDAEWNARFSAIKRKYIYVILNRQSRPALDINHVWHVRKKLNVDAMNEAAQTLLGSHDFTSFRATACQAKSPIRILDKFNVYQIDDKIYFETQARSFLHHQVRNMVGTLKMIGDGYWPIKQAYAILQGRDRKLAGIKAPATGLFLKEITYPDDPFQ; via the coding sequence ATGAATTTTACCATACAGAGATGGGCCGTCAAAATCGAATATGATGGTACAGGTCTTGTTGGATGGCAACGGCAGGATAACGGCCTTTCTGTTCAGCAAATATTAGAAGAGGCTGCCTGCAAACTATGCAACGGTCAATTTAAAATAGCCAGCATTACCGCCGGTCGGACAGATGCCGGTGTTCATGCCTTGGGACAAGTGGCCCATCTTGATTTTCCGGCACATATACCCTTAACAGCCAAAAAAATTCGCGATGGCTTAAATTACTATATGAAACCTCATGCCGTTACAATCTTGCAATCAGGGCTGGTTGATGCAGAATGGAATGCACGTTTTTCTGCAATAAAACGAAAATATATTTATGTCATTCTCAACCGTCAGAGCCGTCCTGCTTTGGATATTAATCATGTATGGCATGTACGAAAGAAATTAAATGTCGATGCTATGAACGAAGCTGCTCAAACCTTATTGGGAAGCCATGATTTTACATCATTCAGAGCTACTGCATGTCAGGCAAAGTCACCAATTCGTATTTTAGACAAATTTAACGTTTATCAAATTGATGATAAAATTTATTTTGAAACACAGGCCCGTTCATTTTTACATCATCAAGTACGTAATATGGTAGGAACCCTTAAAATGATTGGAGACGGATATTGGCCAATAAAACAGGCCTATGCAATTTTACAGGGTAGAGATAGAAAATTGGCAGGAATCAAAGCTCCTGCAACAGGTTTGTTCCTCAAGGAAATAACCTATCCGGATGACCCTTTTCAGTGA